Proteins co-encoded in one Dyadobacter sp. CECT 9275 genomic window:
- a CDS encoding cytochrome-c peroxidase: MNKTVLFLTLLVIALGCQKNDEKEPEPVKTGPTPLTWTKPAGFPDPVYDLSRNPLTEEGVELGRFLFYDGILSRTNQVGCGTCHQQQAAFTHHGHELSHGVDDRLGVRNSPAVQNMAWSDSFFWDGGVHDLDLFPFNPIENPVEMDEKVTNVLDKLRKTPNPASKIPVDYPKMFKAAFGTDEINSERMMKALSQFMVTMVSAGSKYDYYRAGDAAALNTQEKEGLVLFQKNCSSCHAGVLFTDHSFRNNGLAPMMNNDLGRGAITGNEADHYKFKVPSLRNVGLTGPYMHDGRYHSLEEVLDHYTDSVQKLTTLDPLLIQQNGKTGIALTATEKQALIAFLKTLSDEQFIREAKLSDPGIGTAF; the protein is encoded by the coding sequence ATGAATAAAACGGTCTTATTTCTGACTTTACTGGTCATAGCCTTGGGTTGTCAAAAGAATGACGAGAAGGAGCCTGAGCCAGTCAAAACCGGACCGACGCCTCTCACCTGGACCAAGCCGGCTGGGTTTCCCGACCCGGTATATGACCTCTCTCGCAACCCGTTGACGGAAGAGGGTGTGGAGCTAGGAAGGTTTCTTTTCTATGACGGCATACTGTCCCGAACCAACCAGGTAGGGTGCGGTACTTGTCACCAGCAACAGGCTGCCTTTACACATCACGGTCACGAGCTAAGCCATGGTGTGGACGATCGGCTGGGGGTACGTAATTCCCCGGCTGTACAGAACATGGCATGGAGTGATTCCTTTTTCTGGGATGGCGGTGTGCACGACCTGGACCTTTTTCCTTTCAATCCGATTGAAAATCCTGTTGAAATGGATGAGAAGGTAACCAATGTGCTGGACAAGCTGAGGAAAACACCCAATCCCGCATCAAAAATTCCGGTGGACTATCCCAAAATGTTCAAAGCAGCTTTTGGAACGGATGAAATCAACTCCGAGCGTATGATGAAAGCGTTATCTCAGTTTATGGTGACAATGGTTTCGGCCGGTTCAAAATACGATTATTACAGGGCGGGAGATGCCGCAGCACTCAACACCCAGGAGAAGGAGGGGTTGGTGTTATTCCAGAAAAATTGCAGCTCGTGCCATGCCGGAGTGCTGTTCACCGACCATAGCTTCAGGAACAATGGCCTGGCGCCCATGATGAACAATGACCTGGGACGAGGGGCAATCACGGGGAATGAGGCGGATCATTATAAATTTAAGGTACCAAGCCTTCGCAACGTAGGCTTGACCGGCCCGTATATGCATGATGGCCGCTACCATTCGCTGGAAGAAGTACTGGATCACTATACCGACAGTGTTCAAAAACTCACTACGCTGGATCCGTTGCTTATTCAGCAAAATGGAAAAACAGGTATAGCCTTAACTGCAACCGAAAAGCAGGCACTTATTGCTTTCTTAAAAACGCTGTCGGACGAACAATTCATTCGCGAAGCTAAACTGTCGGATCCGGGTATCGGAACTGCTTTCTAA
- a CDS encoding MbnP family protein, whose translation MKRIFIFALAAALFTSCSDDDADTVTPAAGDMELTFDARVGASDFALNKDFTIGSQTYNFTKLRYWVSNVILVDAKGAEYKVPDSYYLIEEVGDLDLSGVINDKMIYPAKKRETVLLKDIPAGDYKTVKFSIGVDSQHNDNLSLQSGELSIGNGMSNIAWMWHSSYIFSSVGGTVKQGSDTKKFTTETGLNANYKTLSIDLPAPVNSVSAKGVVLNVDVSKIFDGVDVMQNPTINAMTAPLMSAVATNYGTKAIAFGTEVK comes from the coding sequence ATGAAACGTATTTTCATTTTCGCATTGGCTGCGGCCCTTTTTACTTCTTGTTCTGACGATGATGCAGATACCGTAACACCAGCTGCGGGAGACATGGAGCTTACCTTTGACGCACGGGTTGGCGCTTCCGATTTTGCACTCAACAAGGATTTCACCATCGGCAGCCAGACCTACAACTTTACAAAGCTTCGCTATTGGGTCAGCAATGTGATCCTGGTGGACGCCAAAGGGGCTGAGTATAAGGTGCCCGATTCCTATTATCTGATCGAAGAAGTGGGAGATCTGGACCTTTCCGGGGTGATCAATGATAAAATGATATATCCTGCAAAAAAACGTGAAACGGTCCTTTTAAAGGATATTCCGGCCGGTGATTACAAAACGGTTAAATTTTCGATCGGGGTGGATTCCCAGCATAACGATAACCTGAGCCTCCAGTCGGGAGAGCTTTCGATCGGCAACGGAATGAGTAACATTGCCTGGATGTGGCATTCCAGCTACATTTTCAGCTCAGTGGGCGGTACTGTGAAACAAGGCAGCGACACCAAAAAGTTTACAACTGAAACCGGGCTGAATGCCAATTACAAAACGCTGAGTATCGATCTTCCTGCACCGGTTAATTCTGTAAGTGCTAAGGGAGTGGTGCTGAATGTGGATGTTAGCAAGATCTTTGACGGGGTAGATGTAATGCAAAACCCGACGATCAACGCCATGACGGCCCCTCTGATGTCCGCCGTAGCTACCAATTACGGAACCAAAGCAATCGCGTTCGGGACGGAAGTGAAATAA
- a CDS encoding cytochrome-c peroxidase produces the protein MTIMAAVVLLSSCSKSEIEPEPYTFEAPVHFPQPVFDTGNPMSREGIALGRMLFYDVRLSANNKVSCATCHDPQRAFTDGARLSTAGVSGSALLRHTPALFNLAWATNGLFWDGGATNLESQVFGPLTAHDEMGQDLYELMDELNAVPAYVSGFQNAFDGPVSSQNVAKALAQFQRSLISADSRYDRFRLNKPGGSLTADELSGLELVRQKCQGCHAGELFTDQGYHNNGLDADFSDTSHEGLFLGRYRISYDVSDLGKFKTPSLRNLAFTAPYMHDGRFATLEDVLEHYSTGVKNSATLDKLIPASGMELTGEQKKQVVAFLYTITDQEFVRDPEHQKPSNF, from the coding sequence ATGACAATAATGGCTGCGGTGGTACTTCTGAGCTCCTGCAGCAAATCAGAAATTGAACCAGAGCCTTACACTTTTGAGGCTCCGGTTCATTTTCCGCAACCAGTCTTTGATACCGGTAACCCGATGAGTCGGGAAGGTATCGCGCTCGGCAGGATGCTGTTTTATGATGTCAGGTTATCGGCTAATAATAAAGTTTCCTGTGCAACCTGTCATGATCCGCAGCGGGCATTTACTGACGGGGCCCGGTTGAGTACTGCCGGGGTTTCTGGTAGTGCCCTGCTTCGTCATACACCTGCCCTCTTTAATCTGGCTTGGGCAACTAACGGGTTGTTTTGGGACGGAGGGGCCACCAACCTGGAATCCCAGGTTTTTGGTCCGCTGACCGCGCACGACGAGATGGGGCAGGACCTATATGAACTCATGGACGAGCTTAACGCGGTACCGGCCTATGTATCCGGTTTTCAAAATGCTTTTGATGGCCCGGTCAGTTCACAAAATGTAGCGAAGGCATTGGCGCAATTTCAGCGTTCCCTTATTTCTGCTGACTCCAGATATGATCGTTTCCGCTTGAATAAACCAGGAGGATCCCTGACTGCCGACGAGCTCAGCGGGCTGGAACTGGTTCGCCAGAAATGCCAGGGCTGTCATGCAGGAGAGCTGTTTACGGATCAGGGGTATCATAACAATGGACTGGATGCGGACTTTTCGGATACCTCCCACGAGGGGCTCTTCTTGGGACGCTACCGCATCAGTTATGATGTTTCCGACTTGGGTAAATTTAAAACGCCTTCCCTGCGTAACCTTGCTTTTACCGCCCCCTACATGCACGACGGCCGGTTTGCCACACTGGAAGATGTGCTGGAACATTATTCCACAGGGGTGAAGAATTCAGCAACGCTCGATAAACTGATCCCTGCCTCTGGTATGGAACTGACCGGCGAGCAGAAGAAACAGGTTGTTGCATTTCTGTATACCATTACAGATCAGGAGTTTGTGCGGGATCCAGAGCATCAGAAGCCATCAAATTTTTAA
- the metE gene encoding 5-methyltetrahydropteroyltriglutamate--homocysteine S-methyltransferase has protein sequence MLTQNLGYPRIGEQRELKKACEQYWAGKMALTELHRVAQKIKEENWLTQLNAGIDIIPCNDFSFYDHVLDTSLLLGVIPQRYAPVLAQDGDHAETDLYFAMARGYQRNGLDITAMEMTKWLDTNYHYIVPEFTAQQEFSIYNENIFAEYTTARRLLGQKAKPVLVGPVSYLLLGKEKEQGFERIDLLEKLIPVYIEILNRLGALGAEWIQLDEPCLALDLSKKEEEAFEAAYRAIAGQVGGVRLMVATYFEALLDNTSLAVNLPVEALHIDLVRGPEQLDEVLALVPDGLLLSLGVVDGRNVWKNDYEKSLSLIYRAVEKLGAKRVIVAPSCSLLHSPIDLDLETALDPEIKNWMAFARQKLGEVDALRQILEGNNTLLEANRKAIESRRTSQKVHRQAVKDRVAALTEADATRASAFPVRQRIQRERFHLPSFPTTTIGSFPQTDDIRQLRARFKKGDLTVEQYEKSIEQATIDAIRWQEEIGLDVLVHGEFERNDMVEYFGEQLEGFLFTKNGWVQSYGSRCVKPPVIYGDISRPKDMTVRWSTFAAAQTDRPMKGMLTGPVTILQWSFVRDDQPREVTTNQIAFAVHDEVLALEQAGIGMIQIDEAAIREGLPLRKARRPHYLDWAVKAFRITAGGVQDRTQIHTHMCYSEFNDIIEHIAAMDADVITIETSRSQMELLQAFAHFEYPNEIGPGVYDIHSPRVPGTEEMTSLLGRAADLLPAENLWVNPDCGLKTRKWPETKAALENMVAAARQAREQIAVNA, from the coding sequence ATGTTAACACAAAACCTGGGCTATCCACGGATAGGCGAACAAAGAGAACTAAAAAAAGCATGTGAGCAATATTGGGCGGGTAAGATGGCCCTGACGGAATTACATCGCGTTGCACAGAAGATCAAAGAAGAGAACTGGCTGACACAGCTGAATGCAGGTATTGACATCATCCCCTGCAATGATTTCAGTTTTTATGATCATGTACTGGACACAAGCCTTTTGCTGGGGGTGATACCTCAGCGTTACGCACCGGTGCTTGCACAGGACGGTGACCATGCGGAAACGGATCTTTACTTTGCGATGGCGCGTGGCTACCAGAGAAACGGCCTGGATATCACGGCCATGGAAATGACCAAGTGGCTGGATACCAACTATCATTACATTGTCCCGGAGTTTACAGCCCAGCAGGAATTCAGTATTTACAATGAAAATATCTTTGCTGAATATACCACCGCCCGAAGGCTGCTTGGCCAAAAGGCAAAGCCTGTGCTGGTGGGGCCGGTAAGTTACCTGCTCCTTGGTAAGGAAAAGGAACAGGGTTTTGAACGTATCGATCTTCTCGAAAAACTGATTCCCGTATACATCGAAATCCTCAACCGCCTGGGCGCTTTGGGTGCGGAATGGATACAGCTGGATGAGCCCTGCCTTGCACTTGATCTTTCAAAAAAGGAAGAAGAAGCATTTGAAGCTGCCTATCGGGCTATTGCGGGACAGGTCGGCGGGGTCAGACTGATGGTTGCTACTTATTTTGAAGCTTTGCTGGACAATACTTCTTTGGCCGTGAACTTGCCTGTTGAAGCTTTGCATATTGATCTGGTACGCGGGCCGGAGCAGTTGGATGAAGTCCTGGCGTTGGTTCCGGATGGGCTTTTATTGTCGCTGGGTGTGGTTGACGGACGTAATGTATGGAAGAACGATTACGAAAAATCATTAAGCCTGATCTATAGGGCGGTGGAGAAGCTGGGAGCAAAGCGGGTGATCGTAGCACCATCATGCTCACTGTTACATAGTCCGATTGATCTTGACCTGGAAACCGCTCTGGACCCTGAAATCAAAAACTGGATGGCATTTGCCAGGCAGAAACTCGGGGAAGTCGATGCGCTGAGGCAGATCTTAGAAGGAAACAATACGTTACTTGAGGCTAACCGGAAAGCGATTGAAAGCAGGCGTACTTCACAAAAGGTACACAGGCAAGCCGTAAAGGACCGTGTGGCGGCCCTTACGGAAGCGGATGCAACCCGTGCGAGTGCTTTTCCCGTCCGGCAGCGCATCCAGCGTGAACGCTTTCACCTTCCTTCCTTCCCGACCACCACGATTGGCTCATTCCCGCAAACGGATGATATACGCCAACTGCGTGCCAGATTCAAAAAAGGAGATCTGACGGTTGAGCAATATGAGAAATCCATCGAGCAGGCTACCATTGATGCCATTCGCTGGCAGGAAGAGATTGGGCTGGATGTTCTTGTGCATGGAGAATTTGAACGGAACGATATGGTGGAATATTTTGGAGAGCAGCTCGAAGGGTTCCTTTTTACCAAAAATGGCTGGGTACAGAGTTATGGTAGTCGTTGTGTAAAGCCGCCGGTGATTTATGGCGACATAAGCCGTCCGAAGGATATGACCGTACGATGGAGTACCTTTGCTGCCGCGCAGACGGACAGGCCCATGAAGGGTATGCTGACTGGCCCGGTGACGATCCTGCAGTGGTCCTTCGTGCGCGACGACCAGCCCAGAGAAGTGACTACGAATCAGATCGCATTTGCTGTTCATGACGAGGTACTCGCACTGGAGCAGGCGGGCATCGGGATGATTCAGATCGATGAAGCGGCGATACGGGAGGGGTTACCTTTACGGAAGGCCAGGCGTCCACATTATTTGGATTGGGCCGTAAAGGCTTTCAGGATTACGGCAGGAGGTGTGCAGGACCGCACACAGATACATACCCATATGTGTTACAGTGAGTTTAATGACATAATAGAGCACATTGCTGCGATGGATGCCGACGTCATCACGATTGAAACGTCCCGTTCGCAAATGGAATTGCTGCAGGCATTTGCCCATTTTGAATATCCGAACGAAATAGGTCCGGGGGTGTATGACATCCACTCGCCGCGCGTACCGGGCACGGAAGAAATGACATCCCTCTTGGGAAGAGCGGCGGATCTGCTGCCGGCCGAAAACCTGTGGGTGAATCCCGACTGCGGTTTGAAAACGCGCAAATGGCCCGAAACCAAAGCAGCCCTTGAAAATATGGTGGCGGCTGCCCGGCAAGCTCGTGAACAGATTGCAGTAAATGCGTAA
- a CDS encoding alpha/beta hydrolase — MITIRRALFFVLLLAMIRETRAQNSPGAHPARTGKLVTATITSKILQENRIGISTDRKIKIYLPPGYENSGRYYPVVYFLHSIFSNNDVLMEDGKVTTLIDRAWMHAVIGEFIFVVPDYRTATTGSLYDNSPVSGRWLDYTTEEVIPYVDQKFRTMARKENRAVVGEFMGGRGALKLAMTRPDIFSVVYALNPVATGMGKIPWSYTQIDWKKLHTSTTYPDNSLDGISQIFLMVSQTYLPNLNRPPYYCDFFMEPDNGKFKPNVVNMIKAQRGFSIGETIYDYADQLKSLKGVALDWARFDPIHAHIDSNRELSRKLEDLGIAHEAEEYSGAPFEKTWLDDGRFYLRVLPFLARKMDFGTR; from the coding sequence ATGATAACAATCCGCCGTGCATTATTTTTCGTTTTATTATTAGCCATGATCAGGGAAACCCGGGCTCAAAACAGTCCGGGTGCCCATCCTGCCAGAACGGGCAAATTGGTTACAGCAACGATAACCTCAAAAATCCTTCAGGAAAATCGTATCGGCATCAGCACCGATCGTAAAATCAAGATATACCTCCCTCCCGGCTACGAAAACTCGGGGCGGTATTATCCTGTGGTTTATTTTCTCCATAGTATCTTTTCTAACAATGACGTACTGATGGAAGATGGAAAGGTCACCACCCTCATTGACCGCGCCTGGATGCACGCAGTAATCGGTGAATTCATTTTTGTAGTACCCGATTACCGTACTGCCACCACCGGCAGCTTATATGACAATTCACCCGTGAGCGGCCGGTGGCTTGACTATACCACGGAGGAAGTGATACCTTATGTCGATCAAAAATTCAGGACCATGGCGCGAAAAGAGAACCGGGCTGTGGTCGGTGAATTCATGGGAGGAAGAGGTGCCCTGAAACTGGCCATGACACGCCCGGATATTTTTAGTGTGGTATATGCGCTCAACCCCGTTGCTACAGGGATGGGCAAAATACCATGGAGTTATACGCAGATCGACTGGAAGAAATTGCATACTTCCACCACCTATCCCGACAACAGCCTGGACGGTATTTCGCAAATTTTTCTGATGGTGAGCCAGACCTACCTGCCCAATTTAAATCGGCCGCCCTATTATTGCGACTTTTTTATGGAGCCGGACAATGGCAAATTCAAACCGAACGTGGTAAACATGATCAAAGCGCAACGTGGCTTTTCCATTGGTGAGACCATTTACGACTATGCTGATCAACTGAAATCCCTCAAGGGAGTCGCTTTAGACTGGGCACGGTTTGATCCGATCCACGCACACATCGATTCTAACCGCGAACTTTCCAGAAAGCTGGAAGATTTGGGAATTGCGCATGAAGCGGAAGAATACAGCGGCGCTCCATTTGAAAAAACCTGGCTCGACGACGGAAGGTTTTATTTGCGGGTATTGCCTTTTTTGGCCAGAAAAATGGATTTTGGTACCAGATAA
- a CDS encoding MbnP family protein — protein MKSIFYKCFAAACAVIILFSLHSCSDSGISPDPAAEGGQIRLEFDNVVGDKNLVLNGVTYQNASGEDFVVTKFNYFISNIKLTKADGTVFTVPQDSSYFLIKEDTKTSQFVTLNNIPLGDYTAAEFMVGVDSARNTAPIEKRQGVLDPSGSMADDGMYWAWNSGYIFLKLEGTSPKGNPVNGKFYYHIGLFGGYNEKTVNNTRVVKVNFGSLKAGVTASEVPEVHFLVDVLKVFNGPGTNIKIAEYNSIMGGQPEKSQQIANNYVNMFTLDHIH, from the coding sequence ATGAAAAGTATTTTTTATAAATGCTTTGCTGCAGCTTGTGCAGTAATCATTTTGTTTTCATTGCATTCCTGTTCCGATTCAGGAATATCGCCGGATCCAGCGGCGGAAGGTGGTCAGATTCGTCTGGAGTTTGACAATGTTGTCGGAGATAAAAATCTGGTATTGAACGGGGTAACCTATCAGAATGCATCTGGCGAGGACTTTGTGGTAACGAAGTTCAATTATTTCATATCCAACATCAAACTTACCAAGGCTGATGGTACCGTATTTACAGTTCCGCAGGATTCCAGTTACTTTCTCATCAAGGAGGATACCAAAACTTCACAATTTGTAACATTAAATAATATTCCGCTGGGGGATTACACCGCTGCCGAATTTATGGTAGGTGTGGACAGCGCCCGTAATACCGCCCCGATTGAGAAACGGCAAGGAGTATTGGATCCTTCGGGATCCATGGCGGACGACGGTATGTATTGGGCCTGGAACTCGGGATACATTTTTCTGAAACTGGAAGGTACCTCGCCAAAGGGAAATCCGGTGAACGGTAAATTTTATTATCATATCGGGCTCTTTGGGGGCTACAACGAAAAAACAGTCAATAACACAAGAGTCGTGAAAGTAAACTTCGGCTCGCTGAAGGCAGGAGTTACTGCAAGTGAAGTACCCGAAGTCCATTTTTTAGTGGATGTGCTGAAAGTGTTTAATGGCCCGGGTACTAACATCAAAATCGCTGAATATAACAGCATCATGGGAGGGCAGCCGGAAAAATCGCAGCAGATTGCAAACAATTATGTCAATATGTTCACCCTGGACCATATTCATTGA